TTAGTTAAATTAGATGACTTGAGTGCTACTCAGAGAGAAACGAATAAAGAAAGAAAACTAAGGGAAAATGTTGCAACGTTGAGGAGATTGTTTCCTGGTGTCAAAGGCCTGGTCCATGACCTATGTAAACCAAAAAAGGATAAGTATGCAGTCGCATTGGCTCCGATATTGGGTAAGAATTTTGATGCTGTTATTGTAGACTCGTTTTCCGTCGCCCAGCAATGCATATCGTATCTAAAAAAACAGAGAGCAGGAGTAGTATCTTTTATTCCACTAGATACGATTGATACCCATGCTGCAACTTTACCTGCAGGAAATTTAAAGGGCTGTATCTTGACAATTAATACTCTTGACTATGATCCTGCATTGGAAAAGGCAATGCAATATATCTGCTCTGATACCATCATATGTGACGATATCGCAATCGCAAAGGAATTGAAATGGGTTAGGGGTGTAAAAGCTAAGTTGATCACTTTAGATGGTTCGCTTATTCATAGGGCTGGTCTTATGACTGGTGGTATTAGTAAAAATAGTACTAATCGCTGGGACAAAGAAGAATACCAAAGTCTACTACTGCTGAAGGAGAAAGTTACTGGGGAGATTTCAGAATTGGTTTCTCAGTTGCGCCAAGAATCAATGACTTCTAGGGACCTAGAAAACGAAGTATCCATGTTGAGCACCGAAATATCCACGTTGAGAACTCACTTTAATCAACTAAACCGTTCTCTATCAGAGAAAATTACAGAAATTAATTACCATGAAAACATGATTAACGATGAATATTCTCCGAAGGTGGCCAGCTTAGATGCAAAACTCAAAGCAGTTGACGAAGAACTGTCACTTGTTAATGGCGAAAAAGCGAAACTACAAGAAACAATATATAAAGAATTTTCTGCAAGACTAGGATTCACCATTAAGGATTATGAACAGCATACTGGAGAAACGGTAAGGGAGCATTCTAAGGAACTTCAACATTTACAAAAACAACTGGCAACGATCCAAAATAAACTAGACTTTGAAAAGGATAGACTGGAAAGCACAAAGCTTAAACATGGCAAAGCGTTAAACAACTTAGCAAAGGTGAAGCAAGAGCTAGAAGAATTGGAGAAGCAAAAATCTGATATAAAGACGGAGATTGAGAGAGTTGAACTTCAACTTTCTGAAGAAAGAAATGAAGTTGAAGAGTTACAAGTTAAGCTGAAGAAAAAATCCGCAAATATCAAGCTATTGGATGAATCAATAAATGAATTTAATGATAGTATACAGGTTTGCAAGAAGGATATGGACGCGTTGAAAGAGGATATCGAGAAGATTGGTATTGAAAAAGTAAACCTCTTAAAAAACTGTAAAATGAGTAATGTTGAACTCCCTTTGGACAATTCAGTATTAGATGAATTACCGATCGAGAGAATAGATACTCAAACTATCGAGCTTGCGAATAGCATTGCGATCGATTATTCTCTTCTTCCTGCTAAGTACAAGGAGAGTAACAACAATGTAACTCGTGTAGAATTTGAAAAGAGCATTAAAGAAGTGGAGGAAAATTTACGGGCACTGCAACCAAATTCTAAGGCTTTAGAAAGATTTGATGAAGCAAAGCATCAGTTTAATTCAGTAGCATTTGAAAGTGAAAAATTAAAGGACATAGAAAGAAGGTCaaaggagaagtatttcTCCATTAAGGATAAACGAGTAGCCGCCTTCATGGCATGTTACAATCATGTTACAGATCACATAGATAAAATTTACAGAGAATTAACAAGGAATCCTGGATCAAGTGCGGAATTGGCCGGAGGGAGTGCATCTTTAACCCTAGAAGATGAGGATGAGCCTTTCCTTGGTGGAGTTAGGTATCATGCTACTCCTCCAATGAAGCGATTTAAAGATATGGACTATTTATCTGGTGGAGAGAAAACAATGGCTGCGCTAGCATTATTATTTGCCATTAACTCTTACCAGCCTAGTCCTTTCTTTATTTTAGATGAAGTAGACGCAGCATTAGACGTCACTAATGTAGAGAGAATCGCAGCTTATATCAAACGGCATGCTAGTCCTACAATTCAATTTATTGTCATATCTCTGAAAAGCAACTTGTTTTCTAAATCCCAGTCTGTAGCGGGTGTTTTCAGAAATCAACGTGCTAACTCCTCAATGGTCGTTACAACAGACTTAACACAATATTCCGACGATGCGTAAGCATTTGTTTCTAACGTACAGTATTTAAAAGGTTAATATAAATGACTATAGCTATTAACGAAGATCCTCATAAAGGAAATACCCTGAAGGGGACGTAATACCATCACGTGGGCTTCGGAAACCATATTAGCATTTGTCCCTTTCAATACTTAGTACGATCATATTGGTCGCTTAGATAATTTAAAGGGAGAATTAAGGATGCTACCCGATCGGATGGTAAGAACATTTAAATATTAACCCATGCCAAGTTCTCAGAGGTATTAATGTGTATAATACTAAAGTCAGTAAGTATTCCAAAAGTTGAGTTTTGTTCAATAGGTATCGTTACTTACTTCAGATTACAAACTAGACCGTGATAAAGTTACCCTGCCCCGGATAATATAAAGGCAACTAAGTTCGATTAGGAAAAAGTTAAAACCGAATTAGTTAGATTTATCAACTATGCTTGAAACAGAGTTGCAAGCGCCAATTCCGCTTAAGCATAAGAAGATATCAGAACTTCGTGATCCAGCAATGAAACTGACTAGGTCTAGTTCTAGTTCAGGTGATCTAGTTGCAAAGAGAGCAAAATTGCTTAATGTTGATAGACTTGCTGGACACCAAATCCAAAGACCGCGTTCAACGACCCCAATGCCTCATGAACCAGTAAATACTGTAAGTGCTGAAACATTAGTTGAAGAGCGCGTAAAAAGGTATAACTTGGATTACGCTACTGATAAGGAGGAACATGAGAAGAATATTTATGATCCCAAATCATGTTTCTATAGTAGACAGGTCAAGCCAAAATTTTCGTATGAGGAAAACTTACCATACGCTACTGAGAACCATAAGGAACAGGCTAAATATTTGTGTCACATATTGGTGAATTTGTATATTGCTATCAATTCTTTGGATATTCAAGGGTTGATTTCAATTACAAGTAAGGACTTGGCTGATTTTAAATCTGAACTGGATGTTTTGGCACTGAACACTGACCTTTTCAGGTTGActaataatgaagatggTCTTGAGTTAAACGACATTACAAATTACGATGAGGATGAAgacgatgacgatgatgGTAGTCAAGACTATTatgacgaagaagaagaagattcCAGTTATGATTTTGGATCATCAGGTAAAATTACAGCGAAATCGTCTACGGTGGTCAACGTCAACCATTGGACGAACGAATTGAAGAACTGTTTGCACTTTGATTTCCCGTTATCAATACGTAAGTCATTGGCTATTGTGTATTATCATCTATCTCTAGTGCAAGGCCAGAAGATCTACCGACAAATGCATGTTAATATGTTTGAAAGTTTAGTCAGTCAAGATGATAACGGTACAAATTTTAGTGATTTGTTATATCTTCATGGATTAAGGTTGGATTATAAACCGATGTTAGCATTTCTGTCTGAGTTTTTACCATGCCCCGAGGCAGATTATGTCAGATACGATATATCTTCAAAGGCTGACTTACAATTGTTCCGTTTACTGTTAAAGCTAGCCCATCAATCTAAAATGTTTTATGATGAAAACGACGAAAAACTGTTGCATAACACTATGGATAGATTCATAGCAAGTTTTAGCCCTCATACTTTACCTTGTGTTTTGCCCATAATTACTTCTTTCGTTCCATACCACTACTCAAAGGATCGAAATATTCTTGACTATTTCCCGTTTTTGTTTAATGTCTGGTCCTCTGTTTCTGCATCTGTGGTATTTGATATTCATCTCTACGACTTGACGGGATGTGTTGCAAATGATGCTTACTTGAGATTGATAAAGGAACAAAATCCTCGGTTACAAACTATATCTGGTATTGGCTTCGGACCGCATGGCATATTCACTGAGAATCAAATCGATTTTATTATGAACAGGATACAGAATCATTTAAAGGACGATTTCCAAATACATTCATATTCAAAGACAGTTAGACCATTAATTTATTCTATGAATGGTTCTTGTAACAGTGGTTTCTTCTCTAAATTGACATCATTAATAAAAAGTATAATGACCTTTGTCCATCCTTCCAATAACGGTCAATGGACTAAAGTTATTGCCAAATTCATTCACGCACTTTTCAAAATGTACCATGAGAGATGGGTTTCTGAACAGAAACTAGTTCATGGGTATCGTAAGGAACTTTGGTTAAGTCCAGAATGTCATGCAAGTATGGTTGACCTTTTTTCAGATGTGTTATTCTTGGGTTCCCAAAATAAAGATACAGACACAGCTAATTATTATATTTCAAGTTTTGCATATATTTTGGACATAAAGCCAAATAACGCCTACAAGATATTTGACAAGGTACTGGTTGATCTGTATGATTCCTTAACTGATCAATTTATCAATTCGGTGCATCGGGTAATTAGTTCCCTAAAACAGTTTACCAGAATTGTGCGGTATATGGTTATTGATCCATTGTACAGGATCCATATTACGAACATTTTTTCAATGATTGTGACCAAGCTTGGAACTAACGATCTAACATTAACAAGTAATGCAATCAATTCTATTGTATCACTTTGCGCATATATCCCACTAGACAATTTTGTGACAGACAGCGAATATCTAACCTTCGCTTCTCATACTGTTCCATTTATTCAAGAGCATGTGTTCTTTCTTAAGGATGGAGGAAAATCTTGTGAATTTAATCCAGAAGAGGAGACCTTAAAACAGGTATTTGTTGCATCTACTACTGAATTCGAAAATATTTTGAAGGTTTATGTTGAAAAATTATTTGAACTGGTTGATGCTGATCTGGAGGATAGACTACTCACTAAAATTAACCAAACGACCATGATTATGATGGAATCAATGTCTGACAAAATGTTTAAGTACTTTATTAAATTACTACTGAAGGAATTTTGGGATACTGATGCTTTTAAAAGTAGTAATCCAAATTATGATTTGGTTACTATACCAATGGGTGCTGCGGTAAGAAGGGATAATGGATTAAGTAAGCAATTGTTCACTGAGTTGGTTTATAATTTGAAGGAGCAGTTGGATAGAGGTGCTGGATCCATAAGAAGTTCCTCTGAAATTCAGAGCAGAGATGTTAAACTAGTTGCTTATTTGACCGCATTAAATGACGTCATAAGGCAATCACATGAAGCTCTATTGACTTTTAAAGATGAACTTCTAGATTTGCTGAAGTTTGTCCACAGCAGTATAAACAATCCTCCATTAGACGTTATCACTTCTGTGGTTCTACATTACGCTTTAAGTAGTTTGACGACCATTGAAATTACTGAGTATCGATTGTTTCCAGATGGCTCAAATTTATCTATGGCTGAAAGGTGGGGTGGCTTGCAATTTGATGATCGAAAATATGATACCGAAAATTGCAAATTTAAATGGCATGTTCCAACAAGCGAAGAAGTTGACTTTGCaatttatttattagaaACCCTAACTACAGAGAATATGAAAAAGGTTGAGGAAATGATGCGAAAACCAGTGAAGGATGCTGCGTATGTTGACCAATTGAAAAAATGCATATTAATTATATCTCATGCATTATCTGGCATTAGTCTGTTGTTTGATCCTGACTTTAACAGCAACAAAGAGAAAGGTGACTCTCAATTAACAGATCCAATTAAAAGAAAATTTTACCTCTTGAAGCAGCTACGTGATAAAAACTGTGATAACAATGAATTAATGCTTGATATTGAACAGATTCGAGATGACAGCATAGATGACGATATGCCACAGTCAGGAACAGATAAATCAGATGAATTCAGTAATGAAATAGACATACGCGAAACAAATCCAGCCGTTCATGAACTTGACATGCCAGATGATGCAGATATGTCGGAGGTTCCCTCGGGTGTCGCTACTCCTGCTCCAGGAGCCCATTTTGATGGCTCAACATCTGCAATGAATTGCTCCATTGCGTTCAGGGACCTTGAAATATTTACTTGCAGTTATTTTTTTGGAAATACAAATGAGGAAAAGTTTGGTGATGATAGGTATATTAAAGTTCACTTGATTAGATCAAACATTGGGCGTTTCCTACACACTTTATTCAAATTTTTAAGAGATAATTTCTCTCACAATCAGGGTGTGTTCCAAATTTTGTTATATGGAATGAAAGTCTGGTTTACCGACGTTGGTCAAGAAACTATATTTAAGAGTGATCCAACTTCATTTTTGGACTTGGAATTCTTGGAAAACCTGCAAACCTTGTCTCATTATGTTTCAGAGCCATTTACTAGAACCTATTTAGCTGCTGACCTCAATGCTCACCATGATGCAAGAGTAATGCTAAGATCTACCAATAGGGTTCCATCTAAACTTGAGGTCGTGTTGATGAAAGACATAATTGATCTGGCTATATCTGTTTACCCTGATATCCATAATCCAGCTCAAGGTACTATGGTCCATGCCATGAAGCAGCTAATTGGTTCTTATTCTCTCACCATAAATAAGATCATCAAAGAATTTAAAAGTGCTCTGGAGAAAGAAGATTATAGGAAGATAGAAGTTTTAATAGCTGTTCTTTCCATTAAGAAGATTCATAGAAAGCTTATCTCCGATTACAAGAACCTGTCAGAAATTATATTCTTGCTCCTTTCTGCCTCTAAAATTAATCACCTAGAAATTGCTGTGATTGCCGATAGATTGTTAGACTCACTTGTTAATGCCTTAAAGATTCCATCCAGTGTTTGTATAATTGACATTCAGAAAATGGAGGTCCTGAATCCAAATGATCCAACTGTTGATGTTCAGGTTGACGCGGTCAAGAAAGCCAAGAAGGCTAAGAGAGACCACTTTTATGCCCTTATTACAAACCTCCAAGATAGGttaattgaatatttaaaGGACAATGCGGAGTCTGGTTGGAGGATTTCGTACTTTATCATAAAATTTGTTACCAAAGTTCAATCAAGCTTAGAATTCAAACCCGATGCTCGTGTCTTGTCAGCAATATTTAACTTGACCAAGACAAAACATCCTGTTATTGTTCATCTAGCAATTAGCAGTTTTGTTAGTATTTGCAATAAAATTCAATTAATGGGAGATTACGAGTATGATATTAAAAAGGCATACACTCCTAGCTTTACGAGGAGGTATGTTGAAGTTCAAGACACCTCAGAAAAAGGGTTTCCAGATAGATTTAAAGAAGAGATGTCAAATTTTGAGAGTCCAAATTATTTCATTGATTCAATCGGATATATTGGATGGATGAGTTGGGGTCCGCCATTGAAAGTGGTAAAAAATGTGGATCAGATAGATATGCACTTGAAGCCTGAAGATTTTGAGATATTAAAGATATTCGGAAATATGATAACAGTTGATTGGTTGAAAGAGTTGGCAACGATTTTCATTCAAGATAATGAAACCCGCGGTATGTTTAGCAATACAAACGTCTCTTTCTTTGCATTGATATTTCATTTGATAGCAAATGATATTAGTGCAGTTACCTACGATGATATGTTATCGTTGTGTCGAAACTTTTACAACAAAAACGATAAGACGTCTATGATTATGTCCATTGAGATCTTTGCTGCAATATTGACCTCTAAGAAAGTAACTGCGGAACGGGATCTCTTAAAATGGAACGAGTTTCTAACTGAGTTCTTGCAGTACTGTTTAGACAGGGATTTGAATCAAGACTCTACATATATATGGAACATGCTATGTTGGTGGATACCAACGTATATGGACGTTAGAAGGGTGAAGCCGTTGTTTTCAAAGCTAACAAAAGACAGTACTGGGTTAGATAAAGAATTGGATACAGCTTCAGATCAAGTTTTCAGGCTTTCACTCTTGAGAAATATGTTAGCTATAGTTGAATATCGGTCACCTTACTTGGAGCCAATCTTCTCTGAGCTAATTCTGGATCATCCTTATCACCAGGTTAGAGAAGAAATTGCTAAATTAATGTGTTGTCTAATTCAGACAAGAATTAGTCCTTCGGCTTCTAATGTTGAAGAGTTACTAGAGAGGAGTTCAAAAggtaatttgaagaaaatgCCTGCAGCTTTCCATGATCATATATGTGGTGTATTTAAAACAATTGAAACAGAAAGGATTGCTGTTAAGGATCTGACTTCCAATGGAATCCTTAAGACAAAATATTTCTATATGGCCTCCACAATGCTGTATTTTATTGCCCATATGATGAAGAGTCCTAACCAGACGATATTGGTGCCATATGTCACCGACTATATCGCACCATTTTTGTTAAATTTGCAGAAATTAAGAGAAATGTGCAAGTTAGCAGGCATTTCTCCCGGTTCCTACTATACAGTCCTAGCATACATGCCTTTGTCTAAGGACCAGATTCCTGAATTTGTAAGTCTGCTGGGCATGGCGGACCTCTCCAGTTCTAACGAGATCCGTACTCAATTGCTATTCGCCGAAAACCTTTATTCCCGCCATATGCTTCAGATGACTCAATGTGATAGAGAAAGGATCTTGAAATTTGTGGTGGATAGCATGTACAATGAAAATTTTATTGAGGTCAGGAATAGGGCTTCAGAGGTTCTGTCCGGTATTGTCCATAATTTAAACGAAGAATCAAAACTGCCTGACCTAATTGATACTTTCAACATTCATCTAAAGAAGAATGCTTCAAATAAGAATAAAAATTCTGATTCCACGATTCATGGCTCAATTATTGGCCTGGGAGCAATTATTTCCGCTTTCCCATATGAGTTTCCATTGCCAAAATGGATCCCAGGGCAGCTAAGCAATCTCGCCACATGGGCAAGAACGAGCGGTATTTCAGGGTCAGCTGCGAAGGACATTATTAGTACATTCAAGAAGGTTAGAGCTGACACTTGGTACTTTGACCGCGATAGTTTTACGCCTGATCAGCTTGAAGATTTGGAGGGTGTATTATGGAGGAGCTACTACGCCTAAACTTCTTAATACCATCTTATATAGAAGTTACGTTGGAGATGATACCACACATAAACCCACGTTTCATTTTATGTAGAAACTACATTGTAACATAACCGTATCAGTGGTCAAGTTATATGGAAAGATATTTCTTCTATAGCTATTAGTCGGCCGAGATATTTTATAGATttaaaaacttaaaaaAGAAATACAGTCAGCGCATTTCGCTAACTAAAAAAATTGACCATCTGCAACGGGTTGTTTGGTAATTAGGCGACTTCATTCTACCCCCACACCATCTTTATAGTCTTAAAAGTTTTTCATCTGGAGAAAGGTTACATTTATTAACCTGTTATAATTTTCCATTAGTATTTTAACCAGCAATCTCTTGGGTCTTTGGTGGTGATTTTTCAAGTTGAAAGCATTACGACATTTCAGAACACTTAACAAGGAGCGCCACAACGCAAGTTCTACTGCTACTACAATGTCCGGGCTAAGAACAATTTCTGCAAGTGGTGGCATGAAGAACTTTGATTCTATTATGAAGATTCTACTTGTTGGAGATTCCGGTGTTGGTAAATCATGCTTGTTAGTGCGTTTTGTGGAAGACAAGTTTAGTCCTACTTTTATTACGACTATTGGCATTGActttaaaattaaaacaGTAGAAATCAATGGTAAGAAGATCAAACTTCAATTGTGGGATACTGCAGGCCAGGAGCGTTTCAGAACAATCACGACAGCATATTACCGTGGTGCAATGGGTATAATTCTGGTTTATGATGTTACTGACGAAGTATCTTTTGAAAATACAAGACAGTGGTTTTCTACCTTAAGCTATGCAAATGAGGAAGCGATAATTTTGTTAGTTGGTAACAAGAAGGATATGGACAAGAGAACTGTCACTTACGAGCAAGGACAAGAATTGGCAAAGGAACTTGGAGTACCATTTATCGAAGCTAGTGCAAAAGAAGATGAGAATGTTAGTGATATCTTCTTCACATTAGCTAAGCTAATCCAAGAAAGTATCGACAATAACAAAATGGCAAGTTATTCAGGTAAAGAGGGGCAGATTAATGTCTCATCTGGAAGCAATTTTAGCACATCGGATTGTTGTTGAGGTGCTGTTACCATAGTGATGTTCTAAGTATGTCCTTCAACTCTAATCGTCCTTTCCAAACTGTTCAACTTACTATTATGCGGTTTGAAATCGCCTATCCACATTAGCAATGAAAGTAAGATTTGAATGTGCCCCTATATATTGTTTGTTCCACATCTAGTTGCTAAAAAAGTTGACCTTATTCACAATACCTTTAAATATTGATATCAAACATGCTTGGAAAATTCAGGTTATGTAGTAATTCTAAGCCATTTAGTACAAAATTGTAACTCTGTCATTTACATCTTGGTGTGCAATACACTTCATTATCAACGCTACATATGACCAGATGATACGGTCACGTGAATGTTTTTTATATGCCGATGTTGAGCTTTTGTAATGTCTTGCCCATAGAATATGTATGATGACATGACGAAGCGCTGGATTTGAAGCTGCAGTGACCCCAGAATAATCTTGAAATTAAAGATAAGTTGTTTGTAGCTCAAGCAATGTTAATAGCATATTTCTATGTTAATTAATGCCTAGTACATTAACATGTGAAATAACTAGCCCTAGATTCTCTAGTTTCGCTAATACAACATAAATTATTAGATACTTTGATTACTATCCGACTTAACTAAATATTCATCTTACTAAGAATCTCAACATTAAATTAAATAAGAATCTAAGATTTTAACGATATGTCTAAATTTTGGAAGTTGTAATACAAGTAGTCAAGAATTTAGATATTTGTAGAAAGACTTCATTgtttatattttatataGCACCCTCGTCTACTAAACATCTCATTGAAGTTACGACTGGAGTTTAGGAAGGAATTAACTGTTACTACAACAGTATTTGAAGACGGCCTTTATTAGGTAATGAGCTTAAGTTTTTATAAAGGGTTGTCCGGGTAACACTGTTGTTAGAGCAAGATGAGTTCTTCTGTCTCTAGAAGACCAATAATAAACAGTAATGGCATACGCAGAGGACTCGATTGTACTGGAATATTTGACGCTAGTTTAAAGTCGAAATGGTTGTAGATGTTAGTAATTTTGAACCTAATAAGCGTTCTTTAAGCCCTATTAGAAATAACAGCGAAGGCTGTCGATGTTTGCACAACCAAAAAAGCGCTACGAATGATAACGAACATCTAGATCGTGAAGAAGGATTAAGTTCTGGAGCCTCTTCCTACCGTAAGGTAAAATCTAGTGATGAAAATATGTTGAATATGCTTTCAAAAGTATTTCAAAGTACAAAGAAAAGTATCTGGTCGGCGGTGTTCTCTAACTATGACCGACCTGTTAGTCATGACTTTAAACCTAAGGAACCTTCTAGCAGTGTACCGGGAACATATGATACGATGAGGTCCGATTTAGTCGGTCGCTTGGAAGACAATGTTGGTTTATATGTCAAAAAACGTCAATCCTCAGAATATGTAATGATTCCAAACAAAAAACGCAAACCTAGTGATGATAGAGAACCTCTCTTTGAAACCATCGGGTCTAAATTTCATGAAAAGAAAGAACCAGAGCTTGAGGATAAGCTAAAAAACGCCATAACCCCTGAGCTAGATAATCCGGCGGCAGACCCTTTTAAGTGGGATAGAGGCAAATCTGAATATCCATTGCATACCGGACCTGTACAATATGGTACAGCTTTTTAtcgaagaagaagcaaGATAGACTCTAGTTCGAGATTATCTATTGCCCGTCAAACTTCCTCAAACGATTCAGTTCCGGCAATCTCATTTCTAAAGATGGTTTACAACGGTGAGTTGAGGACTAACGAAGCTATAGAAAATGAACGGCGTGCACAATTACAGTTACTGGAGTCCAGTACTAGAGAAAGTAAAAGTCTTAAGAAATCCATTATAAACTTGACAGAGAAGATTAAGGAAATTCTGATTGATAGGCAGCCATCCGTAATATTAGATAATGATGTCAAAATCATTAGCGAAAGAAAAGTCGATCCACTTACATTAAAACGTAAGGAATTCTACAATCAAAAATT
This window of the Eremothecium sinecaudum strain ATCC 58844 chromosome VII, complete sequence genome carries:
- the SEC4 gene encoding Rab family GTPase SEC4 (Syntenic homolog of Ashbya gossypii AGL021W; Syntenic homolog of Saccharomyces cerevisiae YFL005W (SEC4)) yields the protein MSGLRTISASGGMKNFDSIMKILLVGDSGVGKSCLLVRFVEDKFSPTFITTIGIDFKIKTVEINGKKIKLQLWDTAGQERFRTITTAYYRGAMGIILVYDVTDEVSFENTRQWFSTLSYANEEAIILLVGNKKDMDKRTVTYEQGQELAKELGVPFIEASAKEDENVSDIFFTLAKLIQESIDNNKMASYSGKEGQINVSSGSNFSTSDCC
- the ULP1 gene encoding SUMO protease ULP1 (Syntenic homolog of Ashbya gossypii AGL019W; Syntenic homolog of Saccharomyces cerevisiae YPL020C (ULP1)), which encodes MVVDVSNFEPNKRSLSPIRNNSEGCRCLHNQKSATNDNEHLDREEGLSSGASSYRKVKSSDENMLNMLSKVFQSTKKSIWSAVFSNYDRPVSHDFKPKEPSSSVPGTYDTMRSDLVGRLEDNVGLYVKKRQSSEYVMIPNKKRKPSDDREPLFETIGSKFHEKKEPELEDKLKNAITPELDNPAADPFKWDRGKSEYPLHTGPVQYGTAFYRRRSKIDSSSRLSIARQTSSNDSVPAISFLKMVYNGELRTNEAIENERRAQLQLLESSTRESKSLKKSIINLTEKIKEILIDRQPSVILDNDVKIISERKVDPLTLKRKEFYNQKLKFDRSLLTFEEEFKSYKKLIEERRRIQSEIRRKQRKLVPELPDDIVNDVKTVLKRNDKSILSKKNNLEVTVRDFKTLAPRRWLNDTIIEYFMKQIENNNAKVVAFNSFFYTNLSQNGYQGVRRWMKRKKVKINDLDKVFAPINLDQSHWTLGVIDIANKRVLYADSLSSSPSATSFAIMKDLQKYVIDESGGSLGADFELQHLVCPRQPNGYDCGVYVCINSLYISKDQDLKFDHDDATRMRLYIGSMILSDGK